The following DNA comes from Bombus pascuorum chromosome 3, iyBomPasc1.1, whole genome shotgun sequence.
CATAGTGGTTTTATactataagtttatactataAGTTTTTGTTCCAAAATATCGTatatgaagataaaaataatcggTAACAGTCCTCTACATGTGATGTAAGTAGATATCATCTGTTAATAGTACCATCTATCCATGTAACTTATCTATTATCatctatcttttattttattctactgTGATATGCATGATTGGTGTGAAGTACCTTCAGATGTATCATGCTGACTGaaatctatatacatatatatctatttcaaAGAATGAATTGGAAGAAACAcaattttaatctttatcTATACTACTATCAATTCTGATACCGGACACAATTTTagcatttatttatacatctaTTAATTTCGATATCGAATTCCAcgcatactttttattttctactaatTTCACAAACTcttcatatattatttagcAAACTATAAACTTTCTCttgaattattcataattttcatattatatgtTGATACTGGTACATTATCCAAtgtaccattttattttacacacaTTATATTATAGTGATATTTGCCAAATTGTAGAGCGTTTGAATAACTCAGTTCAGTCAAGTTCATTCAGAAGGATACTGTTCGCACTCTAGAAAAATACCTCATAATTTGATTGTTATAATCCAATAATTATGTAAGAATCACCCTTGTAAATAGTTAAGTTTATATCAACATTTAATCAACATTCCTGTGTAACGTTTTTCTCTTAGCATAGCTGTCGATTTGTCTTTTCTCTTAGAACTATTTTTCTCCAAGCAAGATAACCATTTACCGGTTTCGCCTATAAGTTGTTTCATTTGATATTCcggaaaaagtaatttttaccTTGGACCCAAGTCAACTAAATTTCAACAAGTGGGAGCTAGCAACACCACATTAGGACAAGTGCAAGTAGACGAGTGAAGGTGTACATGAACGCTTGGTAAATATGTGTTAAATGAACTGAGTACATATATAGCAGTACCCATTTGCAGGAATCAACAGTTTACTTGTACTCTTCGTTACTGACTTTCTCACTTCGTACTTCGTTCTTCGTATTTCATTTCGAAGGTGAAGCCATCGACAAACCTATCAGGAAGAggtaaaaattctttcattcataaaatatggaaaaatatgtGATTTCAAGCAGCAGAATGGTGTCAAAAACTAGTGTTCGCTTTCCGAGCTTAATGATGGTAGcggtgaaattaatttgtgaataaaagaaatggcTGCATAAGTGTTAGTATGCaaggaaattttttattttaaaattggatATTGTGCAACAACATGGAAGATACGTAACGGCTCATTTTGATACTTGGAGTATTAATTACAGCCATCGATTGTGTAACATTGTGCAgatgacaaaattttatatcgaatctTGATACATTCCATATATTAATCTCTTTCACTTAACtattctatttccttttttttttttcgtattcCAAGGTATAACACACGCGTCTaacatgaaaaagaaaattttgcaaatttactTTATTCCGTGAAATTTCACTTAGATTCCTTGTATCTAATTCTTGTATCTATTCctgtttaacattttctatatcttaattcttttgaacaaaattaaatactttgtCTACTAGATTCAATTTAATAAGTCATTACTCAGTAATACATAATGGTTATTTATTtcccaaattttttaaaaaggtttagatttcaaaataaaatttcgttaccATTCCGTAACAAATTCTGTTTTAATTCTAcgaatatcattaatttcctttaatatataatttttaacgtaaCGCACAAGTTAAAAtcacttttataattttaacaagaAAGGAGTTATTATCTTTTGTTATTgtcaaattatgtaaattacacatcgtataaattataaatttcattatagtTTAGTGTTTTGTATATCACAATTACATACAAAATTACATTGTTTCTGAACattgaacaaaattattttttctgaaatttttaattactatgaTACGAGATACATCATTATAAGAAGTGAAATAAGTTATCCATTTTTTGAACAACAAAAAagcaaattttctttttggaTTAGAAAAACTCCCAAAGATAATGAGTACTATTCGCtcaattataacaaatataaatacaattgatCTATGTCGCTGTCATACTCGACATCTTGCAGCAAGATTATATTGCCTACGCATACAACGGTAGTGAAACTTGGCACGTGCCAGGTCGTTTTCCATTTCTGCTCGCGCTCAGCGAAGCGGAATTGGCTGTGTTTATCATGTATGACTCGCAAGAGCAAGATTTATTCATATACAGCTAATTTCCGGAATTTCATCGTGCAAACTgtatcatatatacatatacatataaccaTATACAATCACTTCGTATAAGGAAAGACGAGGATCTCTCACATTTTGAAtccaatttcatatttcctttaatttattatatccatATCTATTATGTCTGCATGACAatgtatagtattatgcaTTGCAAAcgcattttaataatttggtCTTATCTAtcattactttttattattttctgctgaagttgttattttttaaagctaAATAAACCATATAATCTCATCTGTTAAGCTTTATGTGAAACTTTCtagataattttaaataggCAAATTTGCAGGTTAAAGATGTCACCTAAatcgtataaaaatgttcacATGTCATCGCATGCTATTCACGTTTTTTTATCAATAGAGAAATATTCCTCTACTTTAAGACGCATAAAGTGTTTAGAAACACGGGTTGATTTCCGGGTTTTTAGTTTACGCGCATCTAATTTCTTAGCTTCCTTCAGTTATTcctgttttttattatattacttagTAATACAgtgatatgaaaaatatcaaaatacgGCGTAGTAAGATATTATTATGCATACATTACAGAGATTtatgttagaaaaatataagttcTAAATATTAGTTTGATGCATTTCTACTACACTGAAGCagaattaacatatattttcgTATACATATGATGTCAGTGTAACTGAAAGTAATTCATACTTTTACTACTTGCTGacgtgaaaataatttaagttaTTAAAACACTACGAAATTTGCCTTCTTGAGAAATTAGCATTAATATTTGTTCAAAAGCAAACAACTTTTCGGAGTCATTTTTCGCATGTCACTCATAtttgttccattttcttttatgtCAATCATTTGACTCATTTATCGTCGTATCAAATCGAAGTGAAAGTTCCAGTTAGTACAATAATATTACCGATAAGAATCAAAGTTGAGTACAGGTAGAGAAAAAATAATGAGTAGTAGTATGATATATTAGTTTGAAACATATACTTCCAACTGACTTATGTGCGGTTATTTATCTTCCTTTCAATCGCATCATAAAATATGTGGaagatttacaaaataacTGTCCGGAATTATCTTGTAAACAACACAGGAAAAATATTGCCAACAATTTACAACGTTTAAGTCTTTCCATCAATTACAGAATCTTTTTcaatcattcttttttttaatacatatattttaattggaatctagtgaatagaaaaaaattctatGTACTTAAGTATAATTCATTTAAGGAAAGTAAATTTGAATATGATAGAGTAAGTACTGAAAACTACTCgacattttttactattttaaagGATCAATTATAAACTGCGAGATTGTCGGCATAAGCTATCGTAGGAATGTTTCGCGAATTGCTTTTCGTGAGTTTACTATACCTGGGAACCAAGAGTGTCGATGGACTTCAAAGATGGGGTACACAGTTCGGGAAAGCACCTGTGTTAGAAAGATTTTTCTGGAGAACGGTGGACTTCGCCTATCCAGATGAAGCCAGCAGAAAAATGGCAATGATGAAAGGAGAATTCATTCCAGAAAACGCGTTGCCTGTTGGTATAGAAATTTGGAGAAACAAGCTGTTCGTCACCGTACCGAGATGGCGCAATGGTAAGTTGAACGTATATattgtagtattttataataccaATTTCTACTAGATCAGTGGGACTAGAATAGGAGGTCaccgtttttttcttttttttttttctcttttttctttcaataaacaAGAACATCAACATGAATATCACTCTATTTGCATTTTAGGATCCGATATATTAGCTCATTCCTATTTTGGTATATTAGGGAAATTGATAAAGGAGTATAAAACTTTagtgttttattttacatcttgtaataatttacttaaatatcACGAATACTAGGTACATGGTAACCATGAGAAGcgtcctttttttctttaaagtaGTTCGAGATTTTTTGTCGCGGAATAACTGATCATAATTCGCAACTACTAttgttacattaataaaattcaaacattCATTTTCTTATGGAAAGTGAAATGCTTCTACCAATacgtatttgaaaattaatcaaaaaaaGAGTTGCTCGGCAAACAGGAACAATATGAACATTTAGATGAATGTCTCGTGTCAGAGACCGGAAGTTACAGTAAACACAATGTACAGAAGATCACTGCAGGCAGTGCGCGCCTGTAAAACCTCGTCTGGCCGACTTCCGGCTCGCGACAAAAAGTGCCGAAAACTATGCGAGCAATTTCAATGGGGCATTTCTATGTCTCCGTTGGCCTCCGCCTCCACTTCAACCCAAATCCTCCACCCAACACTATTGCCCAGGAGGGAACCAGGGGTGAATGGGCTTATTCTCTcctgtgctcttttatttcccACTTTTTTCTTGCTCTTGATGGTTTACGTTTGTTATACACGTTGGCGCGCGCCAGGTCATTgtgtataaaacaaaaaagtcGACAATACTCACACATCGTGTACAATCTTTCATAATGCGATCTTTAACCTCTCTACTTTTCGATACTCAAATCTTCGgcttttcttgttttttgcCTATTGTTTTTGCTTCTTGTTATGGTTGCGAACTTGTATTTCATCTCTTCTAACtcgtgctattttattttgtgtccTCATTCGTAACCGctgcattaaaaattataaatttatttaatattataagttATTGAAGATCTAAAacatacatttaatttaaaaaatatatatccgTTTATTTATGCCgctaaaatatgataaattatataaaatatatgacaaCTTTTTGTCGATTTTCTGAATTTCATGTCACTTATTAGTGATATCACTTCTAGTAAAAAGGTATCctttaatatgatatatatgtatatacatataggtaAATTTACAAAGATTAACAAAAAAATCAGGATCTTAATTTTGATCCTAAATCaataaatcttaattaatCCTAAGATCAATTAAAGTTATGCAGTTTTGGTCATGTGAGATTTGTTGATAGTGTATTGAACTCCTGTATCTAATTTAGGATAAGCATGTAAAAACTCGAAAATGTAAcatcatatttttttctataatctTCATATAACATTTATACGTTCCTCCAcatgaaatttgtaatatgttAAGGAACGTTTAATATCACGTAATGTGTTTCATGGTGTTACgcgatattatataattatccaatcaatgtaatttatttgttgttCCTTTTCtactttcctttcctttctatactattattttgaACCATTTCAGATACTTGATTGACTTCAGCTCCTTCAACGTGCTCGTTTTTTCTTACACAACAaacatttattgtttatttttcgtcTCATTGATCTTTAGCGTACctatcgttttccttttcctcttctttcgcttttgccatttctcgtttatatttcCTTTCTATTCTTGCCATCTCACCAGTCTCCTGAAACTACTGTAAATGCGTCAAAGCCCACCGTAGTTGGTATTGTTTTAAGGCCAACTTTTTTATACGGCGACTGCTTTGTTTGGATCGTTCTTTCTTCTAATGTCAGCTTTACTTGGACCGTCCGACAGAGGATATGAAATActaagagagaaaggaaaggaaagggaaTGTGCCATTCAATTAATCTCGGAAAGTTGTAAATTGCATGGTCTTTCACGAGCAATATAGAACTCTCATATAGTTAATGTAACTAATTTCACACTAtcatagataataataaaaaattagatatataaataaaaataaaaaaataaagaataaattgcTTGCAAAAGATACAAATCGTTAATAAGGGcaactaaaataattaaatactatataacttaattctacattataatttatcataatatactatatataataatatacacgtcttattacaatataaattgaaattatataaactgaCTCCCTACATGTAagttttttagaatattttgataatttgataataatagaTTCAGTGAATAATATTTTGCCATGGAACTTATTTACTCAAAAATTCAAGTTATTATTATGACACGttgtatatacaaaaatttttctttaatataaaatctaaCAGTGTTACAATGGGCTAACTAAATAAGATACCAAtctcaaaaatttcaaacgtcTTTCAAAATGTTCAGCGACAAGGTCTACATGTCTTTTTAGAGTATCGAACGCAATATTGGAGTGTAATGATCGTGTGACAACCTCGTCACGCAAACCTCGTGACATATCAAAAAAGTTCTGCTCATTACCGTGGGCACACTTTCCACCGTATTATATACCTTCGTGTCATGCCAGTTCGACTATGcaatttacgaaatttttaaGATAATGCTAGATGAACTGGATATAGCGCGATAAGATTGAAAGGTCAGGAATTCCACGTGTCAATAATTTAATGGCTTTCTGTCAGTCACGCGACTATATCAATCATAAGAGCGTGTCGCACATTCTTATAATAATATGCATATTTAATCAAGTAACAGTGATGCTCAATTTAATgaagaaagtaataataaaacattaatttatacgactatgaaaattatttataaataattaaacaaatagaCTTTGAAATCTctattacttattaattaaatttttctgttatattctatgagaaagaaattgtattttaactttttatttcatttttataaattaatataatacttaatGATCCAATAATACTATAAGTTTATCAATTGTTCatagatttgaaaattatgctgtcatatatattttctatatactatatattcttaatgtaaatataaatgtagcAAATTGCAGGATTTAAATAAAGTGACAATTTCAAAGCACGATTTACTCATTTACGTAATTGTGAAACAAATTGttattaagaatttatttgtattacatTTATGATGATAAGTATGTTAATTATTTGCACAATATATCAATTCTATTAAACgaacattttttgtatatgtattatgaaataataaaagtcaAACTACGCATTAAGACTTTAGGGTGATGTGATAACGAaccatattttctattacttatttttagaAGATTAAATTACTGCAACACAACATAAACTATTACTATGATATTTGCAATTGCGCTaagatttattatacattttgcaGCATTTTTAAGCAGTATTTtgcgtaatatttttactttttattagtttatatacatacatatataaatataattatgtttgaagacatgaaacatttttatacacaAAATggaataacatatataatcaagaatcattaattattaaagcttagaaaaatattttacttttaaagtCAATTAAATACCATGAATATTAAATcacattttcaatatttctaacGTATTCTTAAtcagataatataaataaatattcaaaaccaAAGAGTAAAATATCTATTGAATCTAATACGCTAGAGTTTGCgcaattctataaaaaaataattcactttTCGTTAATTATAGGAATACCGGCgacattaaattacatatcgCTCGATACAAATCGAGGTGGCTCACCGAAACTTACCCCTTATCCGAATTGGGCACAAAACAAAGCTGGAGCTTGTGGTAGTGCAATTACTACTGCTTATAGGTACGTAATGTTTTGTATGTctacaaaatttcttattttttatatttttcaaaagtaaTCTAATGCAACTAATTCTAACTAAATAtctgaatttaaatttctaaaatttatattttaaataaataatatactcttctaaaatttgaaaaatttcattaagtcatttttcttatttgactatcttttttaacattatgATTCTTCCACGTAGTTATACAATTCAATCCATTAAATGgatctatgaaatttatatttcactttatttttacatctaaTGTAACCACGGAactatatataagtatattaattatgGTATGCATATACACATACGTATActaagtaataaattatttttcccttttttcaaGATTTATGTTTTCCCTTTTACCATTTTCATGTCTTTTCAATGCTTCAAGGTCGACATCGATTCTCTAACACAGctataatatacatagtatcccaaatttaaatatcaaaacttTAGAAGTATGTGGAGAATCGATGAactaagaaaaaaattctatagacatttgttcatttttgctccattttagaaaaaatcgcgagaaaggaaataaaaaagctTTCGTTTTTTCACTTATCTATTTTCACTTATTTATTCGTgttatcatctattttacaGAAATACATTTCTAAATGTAGCAATACAAGCATTACATCTGACATTGACAAATCTAATTGCAATTAGATACAGTCTTGGTCACATTTAGCGCACGGCAGTGACGCGCGTACGACTACGATTCAGTCACtcagaataaataattgtaaataaataattaaacaagcGAAAACTGTTCCCTACACGTTGTCGaagttttgatatttaaacaaGGGACACCCTGCATTTTTACATCTATACACGCAAGCGTGTAGCACTATTATAGTTGCGGTAATATTACTCAAGACATAACATCACACGACTGAATTGTAGCATAAAAGTGAAAATAGCACCTATCCAATTAGTTAGTTAAAAGTGAAACATgacattttctattatttcctatttCTCATCGCTTCTCATTGCGAAACAGATCTCCCAAGAAAAACAGTTATTTTGTAAACGTTAACatgattaattatattcgttttGTAACTTCTAGTTGAATGTAAATTGCAATCTTCATTTTGTTTAAAACGGAAAAACGTGGAATGAATTGTGATCATTctgaaagaagggaaaaataGACGATAAAATCGTATAGAATAgattagattttatttcatatatcagATATACTCTATAGAAAATATACCGACTGAACAATACATTTATCTGTTATTAACGAAATCTCAAATGTGTGGGAACATTCTCTCGCTTTTCCTTGTTTAACACACGGAAAAAGTAACAAAGATTTCCTGGGCTATCCTAcacataattattaatttatcatattaGTAAATACGTAAGTTACAAGTTGTAAATTGCACAATTCTATTACAGAAACAATGTttacaattttccaaaatacAAGTTCTATAAGTGTTCATATCATGATTATCTGTCTCatgacatacatatatacagaataaataattataaatactatataataaattatataatacagtatacaataatatgctttaaaataaaattctgttttattgTTATACTAAGAAGTTATAAAGTAGCCCTATCAATATCAACATATAACTTGcaaaatttttccaataatgTTATTACTTACAAaggttctttttattttctaactaTTAAATTGTGGAATATTACGATCTTAGATTTAAATAAGTTTTCACTATGATTGGATGTTATGTCTTtggttttttaaaaaataaacgtatGTTGAGCTGCGCTTTTACGCCCACGTATCATGAATATTATAGCTCACTTCTTCAGGGCTGAAATGCTTGATTGTCTCCCGAAAAACCAGAAGCATGGCGATTACGATTCTTtgaataagtaaatattttttattgaagtTTCATAATAATCATCGCATAGCTAAGATAGTTATATAAATAGTTATATCTAGATGACTATATTATAGTTTATAGAAGCCAATTAATTCGTTGTTTCAGTTTAGTGAATTGTAagaactaaaaattaaaattcatttattgtGTTATTACGCTGAACTGGGCACGACTTTTACTTCATTCGTTTGTTTTAGTATAGCtctattatgaaaatattgatacATTAATTGTTGCAAAAATATGATGGAAActactatactatatatatatatatatatatacatatatatatatatatatatatgttctactaaaatggaaaatatgaaagtatGGAAATATGTATACAACTTTCGAAAAATTGGATGAAAACCTATTGTCAAAAAAGATATGGAAAATAACGTAAAGTTACAAGCagttacaattttaaatattgtatccacaaatttataaaaattgttgataATAATCGatctattaatataaaatgcgacagaatttaaatttcatataggAAGCATCCAAGTATATTTCATCAaaacaataagaaatttagtattattatttctattccaGAATACACGCAGATGTCTGTGACAGACTCTGGGTGTTGGATACTGGTACGATAGGTATTGGAAACACCACGATACAGGCATGTCCCTACACTCTGAATGTCTTTGATTTAACAACGGATAAAATTTTGAGGCAATATAGATTGAGAGCTGAAGATATTAATATGGTACGTACAgctgtataatataaaattatataatattgacaTGAAACAAAagtgtacatacatacttatattaacgtaaaattatagtaGTCTACAAACAGACTTGGTTGtagaacattttaaataaactataacAATTAAGTCGTAATATTTTGAACATTGcataattaaacatttatacattatacaaacTATACATTACATAAACACTGTAACCTAATTGATTGAACTGATACGATaaacagtaaaaaaaaatcaatttaagtTCAAATGCTCTTTTTCGTCATtagaggtaatactatatcacatTGTATCAAAGCTATTTTACGTAACTCATATGTTATTAATCCATTCAAGTATGgattatatatacacaaatatacatattttttatatatatatgcgtatATTCCAAGCGTATAccattttctgaaaatttaaaataattgccTGCTTTTACATTCGAAATACCTAAGAGTTATTATTTCTTGAAACTACAAATtgtatatatgcataaatGTTCGCTGCTGAGAAAATGGTTGTTTCAGAATATCAGATGGTATTTGCAACTGTTTTATTCTACAACGTAACAGGTTatataaacgaattaaatttcttcataTAGAACACTTTCATCGCCAATATTGCAGTCGATTTGGGAAAAGGCGGTTGCGAGGACGCTTTCGCCTATATGTCTGATGAACTTGGATATGGGCTGATCGTATATTCTTGGGAACAAAATAAATCTTGGCGACTTACACATAGCTATTTCATGCCAGATCCTCTAGCCGGGGACTACAATATCGGTGGTATAAATTTCCAATGGGGTGAGGAAGGAGTCTTCGGTATGAGTTTATCTCCTATCGCTACTAATGGATATAGGACATTATTCTTCCATCCTCTAAGTAGTAGAAGAGAATTTGCAGTTTCTACACGAATTTTAAGGGATGAAAACTTGTCTCAAGATAGTTACCATGAATTCCAGGTAGGTCTGCgtaatagaaataacaaattactattattattactattaatattataattacactACCTTTagtatttaattgtaatatatgaTAAAGACATTGACAAGTTATTTATCCTTACGTTTAGTaatgttttgaaaataaatttgtcgtAGTAGAAGATTAGTTTACAAAAAGAGAACTTATTAAATTgtcacaattttatattatatattccgtttttattataccttacattatctatatatttcttcgactatgtaattattaaattatgtattcatTGGTTGATTAGGAAGGTActttcaaagatattttttatattaatcatgaatatattgcaaatatttatgcatcTGTAGTGTATATAATACAGTACACGTATAAAATGTCccaaataaaatatctgttaTGTAGTTATGAccgtaaaaatacgaatttgaataaatgtcTGGAATCTAGTAATGAATTTACAATACAAGTACAGATTGCAACAAAATTATAGAATCAAACAAAACGAAACAGAAGCATATGCAGAAATATATGCGGAagtgcatatatatatatggtttcGTTTTAAGCATTgcaattatttatgattttgcAATTTCATCATCATTTTATGACCCAAATATTACATTCTTAATCTATTAACCGGACAATATTTTCTTGCTGATGTCGAAATGATTACATTTGGAATGAGTAGTTATTTCCATACGATATTATGTCATGACGAATTATGCCGTCATACCCAATAGAGTCGTTTACTTGACATGACGAAATATTTGATCTTACAAGATTAAGAAGCTAATAACacaaactatattttataaaaaatgaagttattgctataaattattaatattgataGGTTCTTCCTGAAAGAGGACCACTTGGCCATTGCACTTCTTCTGTTATGGATGAAAATGGActtcaatttttcaacttaATCGATCAAAATGCAGTAGGCTGTTGGAATTCTGTGTTACCATATGCACCTGAAAACCATGCGGTCGTTGCTAGACACGACGAAGCTATGATATTCCCAGCAGACGTTAAggtataatttgatattttatttaaaaaagacatTCAATCCCTAAccttaatttacttttactcCTTTTTATGTCATTTCATTTTCTGTCCAAAATGATAATTTCTTCTGGATTTATTATTctctatataataaattaatataattgtaatattgcaactaaaatttcaaaagttaTCTGAGTAATAAGTAAGTGAGTAacacttttctttcttacacAAGGAAGGTAAGCGTCGAGTAGTTCATCAGAGATGTACTATTTTGATTTCAAtgctttatgtaatatattcaaaaagatttatatttatttcttatccattcaaaatttcaaaacacaTTAAGTATTGATTCGTTCCGTTTAATGAAAACAAATGTGGATATcgaatctaaaataaaatttaaaaattaatatttagaaattgatttaag
Coding sequences within:
- the LOC132904907 gene encoding protein yellow-like, with protein sequence MFRELLFVSLLYLGTKSVDGLQRWGTQFGKAPVLERFFWRTVDFAYPDEASRKMAMMKGEFIPENALPVGIEIWRNKLFVTVPRWRNGIPATLNYISLDTNRGGSPKLTPYPNWAQNKAGACGSAITTAYRIHADVCDRLWVLDTGTIGIGNTTIQACPYTLNVFDLTTDKILRQYRLRAEDINMNTFIANIAVDLGKGGCEDAFAYMSDELGYGLIVYSWEQNKSWRLTHSYFMPDPLAGDYNIGGINFQWGEEGVFGMSLSPIATNGYRTLFFHPLSSRREFAVSTRILRDENLSQDSYHEFQVLPERGPLGHCTSSVMDENGLQFFNLIDQNAVGCWNSVLPYAPENHAVVARHDEAMIFPADVKVNRGLLWIISDRMPVFLLSTLNYTDVNFRILTIPVRDAIAGTVCENVSPWGYVSNSLWWES